The Paenibacillus macerans genome includes a window with the following:
- a CDS encoding SGNH/GDSL hydrolase family protein — protein sequence MIYTALGDSITFGENATSPAKAYPQLVVSSLNAANSRKVSGFVLARPGWSSHELLDAVLWRDSSMISMSDVVSVWIGGVDLASTAISSLLTGKLQPDERLLSSYRANLNGILLQIRNLSQANLVCCTQYNPFPNSPAAEEWIGRLNRVIKETAVRHGARVAPAHQWFEGRQAEFIAGYKTGRLQDVLSGSLPIHPNDRGHRAIAAGLAPYIQPVPKPVKRHSVKRHSIKRRKR from the coding sequence ATGATTTATACCGCGCTCGGGGATTCGATTACGTTCGGAGAAAATGCCACCTCTCCGGCCAAAGCCTATCCCCAGCTTGTCGTATCGTCGCTGAATGCCGCGAACTCCCGCAAGGTCAGCGGATTTGTGCTGGCCCGGCCGGGTTGGAGCAGCCATGAGCTGCTGGACGCCGTCTTATGGCGGGATTCGTCCATGATCAGTATGTCCGATGTCGTATCCGTATGGATCGGCGGGGTAGACCTGGCCAGCACGGCGATTTCTTCGCTATTGACCGGAAAGCTGCAGCCGGACGAACGGCTTTTGAGCTCTTATCGGGCAAATCTGAACGGAATTTTGCTTCAGATTCGCAATCTAAGCCAGGCAAACCTGGTATGCTGCACGCAGTACAACCCGTTTCCGAACAGCCCCGCCGCGGAGGAGTGGATCGGGCGGCTGAACCGGGTCATTAAAGAAACCGCAGTTCGGCACGGGGCCAGGGTCGCGCCTGCGCATCAGTGGTTCGAAGGCAGGCAAGCGGAGTTCATTGCCGGTTATAAAACGGGGAGACTTCAGGATGTGTTAAGCGGATCGCTGCCCATACATCCAAACGACCGCGGGCATCGGGCGATCGCCGCGGGTCTGGCCCCGTACATCCAGCCTGTCCCCAAGCCTGTAAAGCGCCACAGCGTGAAGCGTCATAGCATAAAGCGCCGCAAACGGTAA
- a CDS encoding DUF378 domain-containing protein: MKTLNIIALALLIIGGINWLLVGLFQYDLVAGIFGGQNSALSRIIYVIVGICALYSLKFFNDVSEDRVSR; this comes from the coding sequence ATGAAAACATTGAATATTATTGCGCTGGCTCTGCTGATTATCGGCGGGATCAACTGGCTGTTGGTGGGACTGTTCCAATACGATCTGGTGGCGGGCATTTTCGGCGGGCAAAATTCCGCTTTGTCCCGGATCATTTACGTTATCGTTGGAATTTGCGCGTTGTATTCGCTGAAATTTTTTAATGATGTGAGCGAGGATCGAGTTTCCAGATAA
- a CDS encoding spore coat protein, producing the protein MNKLGAHEVMEVHEILSNEISGLNAMMLYRPYVKDQQLQMMMNHQMQACTMDYNQLVQLAQQTGASQAVPARGQKTVAHASGAMATSGGTMPTAGGTMGTHETMPNYASSSYQPMYGLRQPETQTPAQSTDQLDDADVALALLNCHKQSAALKMKAALEMANPSLRHFVQTSANRCADMAYECFQYANQKGYYQVPTLQENTTDTFVHAYGTVPQGTQQPSGGMFM; encoded by the coding sequence ATGAATAAGCTTGGCGCACATGAAGTTATGGAAGTCCACGAGATTTTAAGCAACGAAATCTCCGGATTGAATGCGATGATGCTTTACCGCCCTTACGTAAAAGACCAGCAGCTGCAAATGATGATGAATCATCAAATGCAAGCCTGTACCATGGATTACAATCAACTTGTACAGCTGGCGCAGCAAACGGGGGCATCTCAAGCCGTACCGGCCCGCGGCCAAAAAACGGTGGCGCACGCCAGCGGAGCGATGGCTACTTCCGGCGGGACCATGCCGACTGCGGGGGGAACAATGGGGACCCATGAAACCATGCCGAACTATGCAAGCTCTTCGTATCAACCGATGTATGGACTGCGTCAACCGGAAACGCAAACGCCGGCTCAAAGCACGGATCAACTCGACGATGCGGACGTAGCCCTGGCTCTCTTAAACTGCCATAAGCAGTCGGCCGCCTTAAAAATGAAAGCCGCGCTTGAAATGGCCAACCCTTCGCTGCGTCATTTTGTGCAAACCAGCGCCAATAGATGCGCGGACATGGCTTACGAATGTTTCCAATACGCCAACCAAAAAGGGTACTACCAGGTGCCTACGCTTCAGGAAAATACGACCGATACGTTCGTGCACGCCTACGGTACGGTTCCCCAGGGAACTCAGCAGCCGTCCGGCGGCATGTTTATGTAG
- a CDS encoding glycoside hydrolase family 3 C-terminal domain-containing protein, producing the protein MSSKVGVPLEGFAEFSRKVAAEGAVLLKNEGQALPLRSGESVSIFGRIQVNYYRSGTGSGGSVNVAYTTHLLDGLRSKKQIRVNEELASVYEKWIAQNPFDNGGGGWAAEPWHQKEMPLTDELVAAARAKSDKAIVVIGRTAGEDQDNADAPGSYRLTDDEIAMLRRVTAHFEQTIVVLNVSNIIDMSWLDDEAYAHPIPCVIYAWHGGMEGGNAIADVLAGDVHPGGKLTDTIAYSIEDYPSTRNYGNEFKNLYQEDIYVGYRYFETFCPDKVRFEFGYGLTYTEFGIKPEEAKRVVKNGGEQLEIGVTVQNIGVTYPGKEVVQVYVEAPQGQLGKPARALVAFAKTQELKPGESQRLTISFPVNALASYDDGGYTGHRSAYVLEAGMYYFHVGNSVKNTVRIGVDGQNGYEVPELRVVEQLEEALAPTEDFTRMKPGARKEDGSYEITYVEVPKRTVSLANRIEQRLPETIEQTGDRGYKLKDVHDGKISLETFVAQLGDEDLAAIVRGEGMSSPLVTPGTASAFGGVSDSLFRFGIPIGCTADGPSGIRMDTGEKATQVAIGTLLAATWDPELVEELYVLEGKELLRNNIDTLLGPGLNIRRSPLNGRNFEYFSEDPLLTGIFATACTAGIKKGGSHATLKHFACNNQEQYRSKVDAVVSERALREVYLKGFEMAVKRGGASSVMTAYNPLNGHWAASNYDLNTTILRGEWGFTGIVMTDWWAMMNDVANGGPADKKYTNFMVRAQNDLYMVVSNYGAEVNAMDDNTIESLGNGSLTRGELQRCAMNICRFLMNAPVFSRKQEIVETVHNFKANPALVSERIPEQVQDLSVNPQVEPAAHGSTFIKVDRAGQYRIIVNLMYADTNLAQSACNLMLGGQLVTTVQTNGTDGNWIRQKLVKIGLEAGIYELKLEFTKPGLQIGWIEFKQV; encoded by the coding sequence TTGAGTTCAAAAGTGGGAGTACCTTTGGAAGGGTTTGCTGAATTCAGCAGGAAGGTGGCCGCGGAAGGCGCGGTGCTGCTGAAAAATGAAGGACAAGCGCTGCCGCTGCGAAGCGGCGAAAGCGTTTCGATTTTCGGGAGAATTCAAGTGAACTATTACCGCAGCGGCACGGGTTCGGGCGGCAGCGTCAACGTGGCCTACACGACCCATCTATTGGACGGCCTGCGGAGCAAAAAGCAAATTCGGGTGAATGAAGAGCTGGCGTCCGTTTATGAAAAGTGGATCGCGCAAAACCCGTTCGACAACGGCGGAGGCGGCTGGGCCGCGGAACCTTGGCACCAGAAGGAAATGCCGCTCACCGATGAGCTGGTGGCCGCGGCGAGAGCCAAGTCGGACAAGGCGATCGTGGTGATCGGGCGCACCGCCGGCGAAGACCAGGACAACGCTGACGCGCCCGGCAGCTACCGGTTGACGGACGATGAAATTGCGATGCTGCGGCGGGTTACGGCTCATTTTGAACAGACGATCGTCGTCCTGAACGTCTCCAATATCATCGACATGAGCTGGCTCGACGATGAAGCGTACGCGCACCCGATCCCTTGCGTCATTTACGCCTGGCACGGCGGGATGGAAGGCGGCAACGCCATCGCCGACGTGCTGGCCGGGGACGTCCATCCGGGCGGCAAATTGACCGATACGATCGCCTATTCGATCGAGGACTACCCGTCTACCCGCAACTACGGCAACGAATTCAAAAACCTGTACCAGGAGGATATTTATGTGGGGTACCGGTATTTTGAGACGTTTTGCCCGGATAAGGTGCGGTTTGAATTCGGCTATGGATTGACTTATACGGAGTTCGGCATCAAGCCGGAAGAGGCGAAGCGGGTCGTCAAAAATGGCGGGGAGCAGCTTGAAATCGGCGTGACCGTGCAAAATATCGGCGTAACCTATCCCGGCAAAGAGGTGGTTCAGGTTTATGTTGAAGCGCCCCAAGGCCAGCTGGGCAAACCGGCCAGAGCGCTCGTGGCTTTCGCCAAAACGCAGGAGCTGAAGCCGGGGGAATCGCAGCGGCTGACCATAAGCTTCCCGGTGAATGCCCTGGCTTCCTACGACGACGGCGGCTATACCGGTCACCGTTCCGCTTACGTGCTTGAAGCCGGGATGTACTATTTTCATGTAGGGAACAGCGTCAAAAATACGGTTAGGATCGGCGTGGACGGACAAAACGGGTACGAGGTGCCGGAGCTGCGGGTTGTGGAGCAGCTGGAAGAAGCGCTGGCGCCGACGGAAGATTTCACCCGCATGAAGCCGGGGGCCCGCAAGGAAGACGGATCTTACGAAATCACCTACGTGGAGGTGCCGAAACGAACCGTATCCTTAGCGAACCGGATTGAACAAAGGCTTCCCGAAACGATCGAGCAAACGGGGGACCGCGGCTATAAACTGAAGGACGTGCATGACGGCAAAATCAGCCTGGAAACCTTCGTGGCCCAGCTTGGCGACGAGGACCTGGCCGCGATCGTCCGCGGCGAAGGGATGAGCAGCCCGCTGGTGACCCCGGGTACGGCTTCGGCGTTTGGGGGAGTGAGCGACAGCCTGTTCCGCTTCGGCATCCCGATCGGATGTACGGCGGACGGCCCGTCCGGGATCCGCATGGATACCGGGGAAAAGGCGACCCAGGTGGCGATCGGCACCCTGCTTGCGGCGACCTGGGATCCTGAGCTGGTCGAAGAGCTGTATGTGCTGGAAGGCAAGGAGCTGCTGAGAAACAACATCGACACGCTGCTCGGACCGGGCCTCAATATCCGGCGCAGCCCGCTGAACGGGCGGAATTTCGAGTATTTTTCCGAAGACCCGCTGCTCACCGGAATTTTTGCAACGGCTTGTACCGCCGGCATTAAGAAAGGCGGCTCCCATGCGACGCTCAAGCATTTCGCCTGCAACAACCAGGAGCAGTACCGCAGCAAGGTCGATGCGGTCGTTTCCGAACGCGCGCTCCGGGAGGTGTATCTCAAAGGCTTCGAAATGGCGGTGAAGCGGGGCGGGGCCAGCTCGGTCATGACCGCGTACAATCCGCTGAACGGGCATTGGGCGGCGTCGAATTACGACCTGAACACGACGATTCTTCGCGGAGAATGGGGCTTTACGGGAATCGTGATGACGGACTGGTGGGCGATGATGAACGATGTGGCGAACGGCGGTCCGGCGGATAAGAAATATACGAATTTTATGGTGCGGGCGCAAAACGATCTGTACATGGTCGTCAGCAACTACGGCGCGGAGGTCAACGCCATGGACGACAACACCATCGAATCGCTGGGGAACGGGTCATTGACGCGAGGGGAACTGCAGCGCTGCGCCATGAATATTTGCCGGTTCCTGATGAACGCGCCGGTATTTTCGCGGAAACAGGAGATCGTGGAAACCGTTCATAACTTCAAGGCGAATCCGGCGCTGGTTTCGGAGCGGATTCCGGAGCAGGTTCAGGATCTGTCCGTGAACCCGCAGGTTGAACCGGCTGCTCACGGATCGACCTTCATCAAGGTGGACCGCGCCGGCCAATACCGGATCATCGTCAACTTAATGTACGCGGACACCAATTTGGCCCAAAGCGCCTGCAACCTTATGCTGGGCGGTCAACTCGTAACGACGGTGCAAACGAACGGAACGGACGGCAATTGGATTCGGCAAAAGCTGGTGAAGATCGGGCTGGAAGCGGGAATTTACGAGCTGAAGCTGGAATTCACCAAGCCGGGGCTGCAGATCGGATGGATCGAGTTTAAGCAAGTGTAA
- a CDS encoding PepSY domain-containing protein, with amino-acid sequence MMMKRKMWVGAMSAALLLGATTALASAGAAGQSTGNTGTGATAKTAAQSGKSSYITIEQAKAAALKAEAGRVEDVELKRKSGKVFYDIEIEQAYGDVDVHVDAVTGKVLAVKDREHDDDDDDRDDRDNRDNRDYIAGSNKGLPAGAKITSDQASEIAVKQVNGATVTKVELDYDDGRYVYEVELKTELGEADVDIDAVTGKVYSVDEDFKDWD; translated from the coding sequence ATGATGATGAAGCGAAAAATGTGGGTTGGTGCCATGTCCGCGGCGCTGCTGCTGGGGGCGACCACGGCGCTTGCCAGCGCGGGGGCGGCGGGCCAAAGCACAGGAAATACCGGAACCGGGGCAACCGCAAAAACGGCGGCTCAGTCGGGAAAAAGTTCCTACATCACGATTGAGCAGGCGAAAGCCGCGGCATTAAAAGCCGAGGCCGGGCGTGTCGAGGATGTGGAATTGAAGCGCAAATCGGGCAAAGTATTCTACGATATCGAAATCGAGCAGGCCTACGGTGATGTGGACGTACATGTTGACGCCGTAACGGGGAAAGTATTGGCGGTCAAGGATAGAGAACATGACGACGATGATGATGACCGTGACGACCGTGACAACCGTGACAACCGTGACTATATTGCGGGATCGAATAAAGGGCTGCCTGCCGGGGCGAAAATCACCTCCGATCAAGCTTCCGAAATCGCGGTCAAGCAAGTAAACGGGGCTACGGTCACCAAAGTTGAGCTTGATTACGACGACGGGCGGTACGTTTACGAAGTCGAGCTGAAGACCGAACTAGGCGAAGCCGATGTGGACATCGATGCCGTTACGGGCAAAGTGTATTCCGTGGACGAGGATTTTAAGGATTGGGATTAA
- a CDS encoding PepSY domain-containing protein has translation MKLRFGLRFWMAGIVVLAAAAVLLMVWQPWKSGEPALTAQDAEQAVLEQYPGKIEQSVLEDGQYKLRLRSESGLYQVAVDAGSGKVNSIERIEAAADTERKTLLSREQVKADLQSRIDGEIAKLELVELEGKQAYQAVIVQQNGTSREMTLDPYTGETLVSRTISSPGRKEGTKSRLLTEDEAAKLALAEIPGEVDDVELRGADGSTPYYLVEIDLADGREATVEVQAISGAIRTVTWDDDETDSDD, from the coding sequence ATGAAGCTGCGGTTTGGGCTGAGATTTTGGATGGCGGGGATCGTTGTGCTTGCGGCTGCTGCCGTACTGCTCATGGTCTGGCAGCCCTGGAAGAGCGGTGAACCGGCGTTGACCGCGCAGGATGCCGAACAAGCCGTGCTGGAGCAATATCCCGGCAAAATCGAACAATCCGTTCTTGAGGACGGTCAATATAAACTGCGGCTCCGCTCTGAATCAGGATTGTATCAGGTTGCCGTCGACGCCGGTTCAGGCAAGGTGAATTCGATCGAGCGGATCGAAGCGGCAGCGGATACGGAGCGGAAAACGCTGCTGAGCCGGGAGCAGGTTAAAGCGGATTTGCAATCGCGCATCGACGGGGAAATCGCCAAGCTGGAGCTTGTTGAACTGGAGGGCAAGCAGGCTTATCAGGCGGTAATTGTCCAGCAGAACGGCACCAGCCGGGAAATGACGCTTGACCCTTATACGGGGGAAACGCTGGTTTCCCGCACGATTTCTTCTCCAGGGCGGAAAGAGGGCACAAAAAGCCGGCTGCTGACGGAAGACGAAGCCGCAAAGCTTGCCCTTGCCGAGATTCCTGGAGAAGTCGACGATGTAGAGCTGCGCGGTGCGGACGGCAGCACGCCTTATTATTTGGTGGAGATCGACCTGGCGGACGGCCGGGAGGCGACGGTGGAGGTCCAGGCGATCTCCGGGGCGATCCGGACGGTAACCTGGGATGATGATGAAACCGATTCAGATGATTGA
- a CDS encoding sensor histidine kinase gives MKLRSKIYLYTSALFAVLLIVVNLSVYILFERMSVGHEIKRVEAEAEAIVKGVRQSAGLIPPDDLLRAYAPLNGMLRIVKSDGTSTPPVTTSSEQQLSKLKYAFEEERKTRRIDVGRTGYVWVSVPVIWPDGEVVNVQVMESIADTEGRLAVLRTVLVAVTLIALIPALVSSRILANRMMTPVSSMIGTMKEIMRSGRFKRLSQSGSSRDELKEMEETFNGMIDMLEANFERQERFVSDASHELKTPLTIIESYASLLRRRGRERPEIFDEAVEAILSESLRMREMTEQLLMLARGPEHWQLKVERVDLAGAAEESVRAFRNAYKRDVSLFAEGPIWQNTDAGMLRQLLFILLDNARKYSETGIAVRVGADEREGWITVEDRGVGIPREELNKVFDRFYRLDPARTRRSGEGGFGLGLALAKEIAGALGVRIKLDSQVGQGTTASLIFRKEQAGE, from the coding sequence ATGAAGCTGAGAAGCAAAATTTATTTATATACCTCCGCTCTGTTCGCCGTGCTGCTGATCGTGGTAAATTTGTCGGTGTATATTTTGTTCGAGCGTATGTCGGTCGGCCATGAAATCAAGCGGGTCGAAGCGGAAGCGGAGGCGATCGTCAAAGGCGTGCGGCAGTCGGCGGGCTTGATTCCGCCGGACGATCTCCTGCGGGCGTACGCTCCGCTGAACGGAATGCTGAGGATCGTAAAGAGCGACGGCACAAGCACGCCTCCGGTAACCACCTCCTCCGAGCAGCAACTGAGCAAGCTCAAGTATGCCTTCGAGGAGGAGCGGAAGACACGGCGCATAGACGTCGGACGGACCGGTTATGTTTGGGTTTCGGTCCCGGTAATCTGGCCCGACGGTGAAGTCGTCAACGTTCAGGTCATGGAATCGATTGCCGACACGGAGGGCCGTCTTGCGGTGCTGCGCACGGTGCTCGTCGCGGTAACCCTCATCGCGTTGATCCCTGCTTTGGTGTCCAGCCGGATTTTGGCGAACCGGATGATGACGCCGGTCTCCTCGATGATCGGAACGATGAAGGAGATTATGCGCAGCGGCCGGTTCAAGCGGCTGAGCCAGAGCGGTTCGTCCAGAGACGAGCTGAAGGAGATGGAAGAGACATTTAACGGGATGATCGACATGCTTGAAGCCAACTTTGAGCGCCAGGAGCGCTTCGTTTCCGACGCTTCCCATGAGCTGAAGACGCCGCTGACGATCATCGAGAGCTATGCGAGCCTGCTGCGGCGGCGCGGCCGGGAGCGCCCGGAAATCTTTGACGAGGCGGTCGAAGCCATCTTGTCCGAATCGCTCCGCATGCGCGAAATGACGGAACAGCTGCTGATGCTGGCCAGGGGACCCGAGCACTGGCAATTGAAAGTGGAGCGCGTTGATCTGGCCGGGGCGGCGGAAGAATCGGTCCGTGCTTTTCGCAATGCCTATAAGCGGGATGTATCATTATTCGCCGAAGGACCTATTTGGCAAAATACGGATGCGGGCATGCTAAGGCAGCTGTTGTTCATTTTGCTCGACAATGCGCGTAAATACAGTGAAACCGGCATTGCCGTGCGCGTTGGGGCGGATGAGCGTGAGGGGTGGATCACGGTGGAGGACCGGGGGGTCGGAATCCCCCGGGAGGAGCTGAACAAAGTATTCGACCGCTTCTATCGGCTGGACCCGGCAAGAACGAGGCGGTCCGGAGAGGGCGGTTTTGGACTGGGGCTGGCGCTGGCCAAGGAGATCGCCGGGGCCCTCGGAGTGCGGATTAAGCTGGACAGCCAAGTAGGGCAAGGGACAACCGCCTCCCTGATTTTTCGCAAGGAGCAGGCCGGTGAATAG
- a CDS encoding response regulator transcription factor codes for MNEAILVIEDEVKIARLLEIELESEGYRVGKANNGTEGLEAYRRGHWDLILLDIMLPEISGIEVLRRIRQSDERIPVILLTAKSSVEDKVSGLDLGANDYVTKPFRIEELLARIRAALRLRNTVGLAPQVEVSSEEAWLGAAGLRLNEQTREVLRDGDPVELTPREYDLLVFLLKHQRQVLSREQILQAVWGYDHYGDTNIVDVYIRYVRKKIDRGRAQELIHTVRGVGYVLKEQP; via the coding sequence ATGAATGAAGCGATACTGGTCATAGAAGATGAAGTGAAAATTGCGCGCCTGCTTGAAATCGAACTGGAGTCCGAAGGCTACCGCGTAGGCAAGGCAAATAACGGAACCGAAGGCTTGGAAGCTTACCGTCGCGGCCATTGGGATCTGATCCTGCTCGACATTATGCTCCCGGAGATAAGCGGCATTGAAGTTCTCCGCCGCATACGTCAGTCGGACGAGCGGATCCCGGTCATTTTGCTTACGGCCAAGAGCTCGGTCGAAGACAAAGTTTCCGGCCTCGATCTTGGGGCCAACGATTACGTGACCAAGCCGTTCCGGATCGAGGAGCTGCTGGCCCGAATCCGCGCCGCTTTGCGTTTGCGCAATACGGTGGGCTTGGCTCCTCAGGTCGAAGTTTCGTCCGAAGAAGCGTGGCTCGGCGCCGCCGGTTTAAGGCTGAACGAGCAAACCCGGGAAGTCCTCCGCGACGGCGATCCGGTGGAATTGACGCCGCGCGAATACGACCTGCTGGTGTTTCTGCTCAAGCATCAGCGGCAGGTGCTGAGCCGGGAGCAGATTTTACAAGCGGTCTGGGGATACGATCATTACGGCGATACCAATATCGTTGATGTATATATCCGGTATGTCCGCAAAAAGATCGACCGCGGCCGGGCGCAGGAACTGATCCACACGGTCCGCGGGGTCGGATATGTCCTGAAGGAGCAGCCATGA
- a CDS encoding TetR/AcrR family transcriptional regulator — protein MAKPNVVTREELLRAAQECVVQKGIEKTTLKAVADQAKVSQGTVFYHFRTKEQLMIELVQSLCDSSWESLRQSHASVEEALQSAKERCGYDSTYHRLFFASLAASLHLEPNRRRLGEMIREENKHLAGILEDRWGSSPVEQISMDQWGMLMNAIIDGLAVQALLDEDFPKEKAFDALQAMFHFISKGVSK, from the coding sequence ATGGCAAAACCCAATGTGGTGACCCGTGAGGAGCTTTTGCGGGCCGCCCAGGAATGCGTCGTACAAAAAGGGATTGAAAAAACGACGCTGAAGGCGGTCGCCGACCAGGCGAAGGTGAGCCAGGGAACCGTCTTTTATCATTTCCGGACGAAGGAACAGTTAATGATCGAGCTGGTGCAGAGCCTATGCGATTCCTCCTGGGAGTCTCTGCGGCAGAGCCATGCCAGCGTGGAAGAGGCGCTGCAATCGGCCAAAGAAAGGTGCGGGTACGACTCCACCTATCACCGGTTGTTTTTCGCTTCGCTGGCGGCCAGCCTGCATCTGGAACCCAACCGCCGGCGGTTGGGCGAGATGATCCGCGAAGAAAACAAACACCTCGCCGGAATTCTTGAGGACCGCTGGGGAAGCTCTCCCGTGGAGCAAATCTCGATGGACCAATGGGGCATGCTGATGAACGCGATCATTGACGGGCTGGCCGTGCAAGCTTTGCTGGACGAGGATTTTCCTAAAGAAAAAGCATTTGATGCGCTTCAGGCCATGTTCCATTTTATTTCTAAAGGAGTGAGCAAATGA
- a CDS encoding DUF5367 family protein: MKTGTTTRTGNKVFLLWGFLLWLAATLVFHFFGGLLIDVEKPLITGICFIAAIPLIWGCMTPLYSMVRLSPLERLVPAACTALPGMLLDVVSLPFHRFVFPGISDSSMPLLAAWLLWAYALIILTGLRTKGHSA, translated from the coding sequence ATGAAAACCGGAACAACAACCAGGACGGGGAACAAGGTTTTCCTGCTGTGGGGATTCCTCCTCTGGCTCGCGGCCACCCTTGTTTTTCACTTCTTCGGAGGCTTGTTGATCGATGTGGAGAAGCCGCTTATTACGGGGATTTGTTTCATTGCCGCGATCCCTTTGATTTGGGGATGTATGACGCCGTTGTATTCCATGGTTCGCCTTTCACCGCTGGAGCGCTTGGTCCCCGCCGCGTGCACGGCCTTGCCCGGGATGCTGCTTGACGTAGTATCGCTCCCCTTCCATCGCTTCGTTTTCCCGGGGATAAGCGACAGCAGCATGCCGTTGTTGGCGGCTTGGCTGCTTTGGGCCTACGCACTGATTATTCTAACGGGATTACGTACAAAAGGACACTCGGCGTGA
- a CDS encoding DUF5050 domain-containing protein: MFKKTIVIMSLLLGCISGGLSAAAQTSAAQTLAAQIPAAQIPAAEEGGLIVTETGSDNTAEETGGTTGQAADGRPESELSDAIVLSVDSSKAYVKGQMTRIDGMNSGVAPFVEKGSALVPLRFLADQVGAKMSFNAKTGDITITAGGQTAKTRIGERVLYINDRKIVMSAPGQAVNGTTYLPLRNAVEDLFQKKLFFKDGIIVISDSEQNISGDVLASLKKSLQPKAIYAGKLMMYYMYSDGTVEKVDIDTRPSSEIRSQEMNRVEYTDGRFFYIKDFLGTVDNDYFYRTDLNGNLITFHFPQGEQLGLVMGQDGDLYFNRPNGDIVKIGYDDDTGARHVIGKGYLMKDNAYIKNDVIWFTDGEANYAIYKLQNGKKTKLSKANCFIRYVYNNWIYYGYYENKRWTLYRMGMDGSHQKKLSGDADVNDSMIFNNKIYYLDNRAKMLREMNLDGSGKRAVAKLNDPGMQIFDMVGGTLYYTEENQLKWTQSLWKVDVLTGAKKRLATEELDFDSGWLRIRNVKALGDYVYYTFADGVYAVKKNGGAPNKLGSLPNAGRDAVSIKEQ, translated from the coding sequence TTGTTCAAAAAAACGATCGTGATCATGAGTTTGCTATTGGGTTGTATAAGCGGCGGCCTGTCGGCGGCAGCTCAAACCTCGGCAGCGCAAACCCTGGCTGCGCAAATCCCGGCTGCGCAAATCCCGGCTGCGGAAGAGGGGGGCTTAATCGTAACGGAAACGGGCAGCGATAATACGGCGGAAGAGACCGGCGGAACAACGGGCCAAGCAGCGGATGGCCGCCCCGAATCGGAGCTGAGCGATGCCATCGTTTTATCGGTCGATAGCTCCAAGGCTTACGTCAAGGGCCAAATGACCCGAATCGATGGAATGAATTCCGGGGTCGCCCCTTTTGTGGAGAAAGGAAGTGCTTTAGTCCCATTACGCTTTTTGGCGGATCAGGTGGGGGCGAAAATGTCGTTTAACGCAAAGACAGGGGACATCACGATTACGGCTGGCGGCCAGACGGCCAAAACGCGTATCGGTGAACGGGTGCTCTACATCAATGACCGGAAGATCGTCATGAGCGCTCCGGGCCAAGCGGTGAACGGCACGACTTATTTGCCGCTGCGGAACGCGGTCGAAGATCTTTTTCAGAAGAAGCTGTTTTTTAAAGACGGGATCATTGTGATCAGCGACAGTGAACAAAACATTTCCGGCGATGTGCTGGCATCTCTAAAGAAAAGTTTGCAGCCCAAAGCCATCTATGCCGGTAAATTAATGATGTACTATATGTACAGCGACGGGACGGTCGAGAAAGTCGATATTGACACCCGCCCTTCCTCGGAGATCCGGTCGCAGGAAATGAATCGGGTGGAATATACGGATGGCCGCTTTTTTTACATAAAGGATTTTTTGGGGACGGTGGATAATGATTATTTTTACCGAACAGATCTCAATGGGAATCTGATAACTTTCCATTTTCCCCAGGGTGAGCAGTTGGGTCTCGTGATGGGCCAGGACGGGGATCTCTATTTCAATCGGCCGAACGGCGACATCGTGAAGATCGGCTATGACGATGATACGGGCGCACGCCATGTGATCGGCAAGGGCTATTTAATGAAAGACAACGCCTATATCAAAAACGATGTTATTTGGTTCACCGACGGCGAAGCCAATTATGCCATTTACAAGCTGCAGAACGGAAAAAAAACGAAACTGTCCAAGGCGAATTGCTTCATCCGCTATGTTTACAATAATTGGATTTATTATGGCTATTACGAAAACAAACGCTGGACGTTGTACCGCATGGGGATGGACGGAAGCCATCAAAAGAAACTGTCCGGAGATGCCGATGTAAACGATTCAATGATCTTCAACAACAAAATCTATTATCTGGACAACCGCGCTAAAATGCTGCGCGAAATGAACCTCGACGGATCCGGCAAAAGGGCTGTCGCCAAACTGAACGATCCCGGGATGCAGATTTTCGACATGGTCGGGGGAACGCTTTATTACACCGAAGAAAATCAGTTGAAGTGGACGCAATCCTTATGGAAGGTCGACGTTTTGACAGGCGCGAAAAAACGGCTGGCCACCGAGGAACTCGATTTTGATTCCGGCTGGCTGCGGATTAGAAACGTCAAAGCGTTGGGGGATTACGTATATTACACGTTCGCAGACGGGGTGTATGCCGTTAAGAAGAACGGGGGCGCTCCGAACAAGCTTGGGAGTTTGCCAAATGCCGGCAGGGATGCCGTCAGCATTAAGGAACAATGA